A DNA window from Parafrankia discariae contains the following coding sequences:
- a CDS encoding MarR family winged helix-turn-helix transcriptional regulator, whose amino-acid sequence MTIETGEDAVNQRYPGPRRPAEETDPGRARPVADLSTHPGQLARRLQQVTYQLWTATVSTETTPPQFVVLNSLLADPDIDQRTLGERASLDRSTVADVVARLVQRGLIRRVRDPRDGRRNVLRLTQRGESTHSHVAGRVERMNDLLLSPLSADERTALLSMLTRIVESVPAISAAEGNAAV is encoded by the coding sequence GTGACCATCGAGACCGGTGAGGACGCCGTGAACCAGCGATACCCGGGACCGAGACGGCCGGCCGAGGAGACCGACCCCGGCCGCGCGCGGCCCGTCGCAGACCTGTCGACACACCCCGGACAGCTTGCCCGCCGTCTGCAGCAGGTCACATATCAACTGTGGACCGCCACCGTGTCCACCGAGACAACCCCGCCACAGTTCGTGGTTCTCAACAGCCTGCTCGCCGACCCCGACATCGACCAGCGCACGCTGGGCGAACGGGCGTCGCTGGACCGCTCCACCGTCGCCGACGTGGTCGCGCGACTGGTGCAGCGGGGGCTGATCCGCCGCGTGCGCGACCCCCGTGACGGCCGCCGCAACGTACTGCGGCTCACGCAGCGCGGCGAGTCGACCCACAGCCACGTCGCTGGGCGGGTGGAGCGGATGAACGACCTCCTGCTCTCCCCGCTCTCGGCGGACGAACGCACCGCCCTGCTCTCCATGCTGACGCGGATCGTCGAGTCCGTGCCGGCGATCTCGGCGGCCGAGGGGAACGCCGCCGTCTGA